From the genome of Amycolatopsis sp. NBC_01488, one region includes:
- a CDS encoding AMP-binding protein, with amino-acid sequence MPDAPALPSYASGISEVPLLGDTIGDNFDRTVAAYPDRDALVDRTAGRRWTYRELAAEVNALALGLVAQGIGKGDRVGIWSPNRAEWTFLQYATAKIGAILVNINPAYRSHELEYVLNQAGIRLLVASDKFKTSDYPAMVDEVREKCAALEHVVILGTDGWQALVDAGWQGDPAQLAHLQAGLSADDPINIQYTSGTTGFPKGATLSHHNILNNGYFVGELCTYTEYDKVCIPVPFYHCFGMVMGNLACTSHGSCMVIPAPAFDPKATLEAVAAEQCTSLYGVPTMFIAELNHPDFASFDLSSLRTGIMAGSPCPVEVMKQVIDRMGMTEVSICYGMTETSPVSTQTRADDSVERRVSTVGRVGPHLEVKVVDPETGLTVPRGEPGELCTRGYSVMLGYWEQPDKTAEAIDKARWMHTGDLAIMDGDGYLNITGRIKDMVIRGGENLYPREIEEFLYTHPDILDAQVIGVPDEKYGEELMAWIRMREGASPLTAEKVREFCEGKLARYKIPRYVHIVDEFPMTVTGKVRKVEMREKSISLLGLEEAASAKHA; translated from the coding sequence ATGCCCGACGCGCCCGCCCTGCCGAGCTATGCCTCGGGGATCTCCGAGGTCCCGCTGCTCGGGGACACCATCGGCGACAACTTCGACCGGACGGTGGCCGCGTACCCCGACCGCGACGCCCTCGTCGACCGCACCGCCGGCCGCCGGTGGACCTACCGGGAGCTGGCCGCCGAGGTGAACGCGCTCGCGCTGGGGCTCGTCGCGCAGGGCATCGGCAAGGGCGACCGGGTGGGGATCTGGTCGCCGAACCGGGCCGAGTGGACCTTCCTGCAGTACGCGACGGCCAAGATCGGTGCGATCCTCGTCAACATCAACCCCGCGTACCGCTCGCACGAGCTGGAGTACGTGCTCAACCAGGCCGGGATCCGCCTGCTCGTCGCTTCCGACAAGTTCAAGACCTCCGACTACCCGGCGATGGTCGACGAAGTCCGCGAGAAGTGCGCCGCGCTCGAGCACGTCGTCATCCTGGGCACCGACGGCTGGCAGGCGCTGGTGGACGCGGGCTGGCAGGGCGACCCGGCGCAGCTGGCGCACCTGCAGGCCGGGCTCTCGGCCGACGACCCGATCAACATCCAGTACACCTCGGGCACGACCGGGTTCCCCAAGGGCGCCACGCTGTCCCACCACAACATCCTCAACAACGGCTACTTCGTCGGCGAGCTGTGCACCTACACCGAATACGACAAGGTGTGCATCCCGGTGCCCTTCTACCACTGCTTCGGCATGGTGATGGGCAACCTCGCGTGCACCAGCCACGGCTCGTGCATGGTGATCCCGGCTCCGGCGTTCGACCCGAAGGCCACCCTCGAAGCCGTCGCCGCCGAGCAGTGCACGTCGCTCTACGGCGTGCCGACGATGTTCATCGCCGAGCTGAACCACCCGGACTTCGCGAGCTTCGACCTGTCGTCGCTGCGGACCGGGATCATGGCCGGGTCACCGTGTCCGGTCGAGGTGATGAAGCAGGTCATCGATCGGATGGGCATGACCGAGGTGTCGATCTGCTACGGCATGACCGAGACGTCGCCGGTGTCGACGCAGACCCGTGCGGACGACTCGGTCGAGCGCCGCGTGTCGACGGTTGGGCGGGTCGGGCCGCACCTGGAGGTCAAGGTCGTCGACCCGGAGACCGGGCTGACGGTGCCGCGCGGCGAGCCGGGCGAGCTGTGCACGCGCGGGTATTCGGTGATGCTCGGGTACTGGGAGCAGCCGGACAAGACGGCGGAAGCGATCGACAAGGCGCGCTGGATGCACACGGGCGACCTGGCGATCATGGACGGCGACGGCTACCTCAACATCACCGGCCGCATCAAGGACATGGTCATCCGCGGCGGCGAAAACCTGTACCCGCGCGAGATCGAGGAGTTCCTCTACACGCACCCGGACATCCTCGACGCGCAGGTCATCGGCGTCCCGGACGAGAAGTACGGCGAAGAGCTGATGGCCTGGATCCGCATGCGCGAAGGCGCTTCGCCGTTGACCGCGGAGAAGGTGCGCGAGTTCTGCGAAGGCAAGCTCGCGCGGTACAAGATCCCGCGGTACGTCCACATCGTCGACGAGTTCCCGATGACCGTCACCGGCAAGGTCCGCAAGGTCGAGATGCGCGAGAAGTCGATCAGCTTGCTGGGCCTGGAAGAAGCGGCGTCGGCGAAGCACGCCTGA
- a CDS encoding R2-like ligand-binding oxidase: MTDTLSELRTGFSSLRKGGLNWDSFPLRLFVKGNKKFWNPADIDFSREREGWDTLNPEQQRSTTYLVAQFIAGEEAVTEDIQPFMRAMSATGRFGDEMYLTQFCFEEAKHTEVFRRWMDAVGLTQDLHPYVAENPHYRKLFYEELPQSLRALEDDPSPLNQIRASVTYNHVIEGSLALTGYYSWQLICTQHDILPGMQELVRRIGDDERRHMAWGTFTCRRHVAADDSLWDAVQQRMGELLPHALNMIQWVQDQFEELPFDNDPQEIVQYAADRAQRRLGAIESARGMPVEQIDVDYSPEQLEETFGEEDAKAIAEAAAAVG; the protein is encoded by the coding sequence ATGACCGACACGCTCTCCGAACTCCGGACCGGTTTCTCCTCGCTGCGCAAGGGCGGGCTGAACTGGGACTCGTTCCCGCTGCGGCTGTTCGTCAAGGGCAACAAGAAGTTCTGGAACCCGGCCGACATCGACTTCAGCCGCGAACGCGAAGGCTGGGACACGCTCAACCCCGAGCAGCAGCGCAGCACGACGTACCTGGTCGCGCAGTTCATCGCCGGCGAAGAGGCCGTCACCGAAGACATCCAGCCGTTCATGCGCGCGATGTCGGCGACCGGCCGCTTCGGCGACGAGATGTACCTGACCCAGTTCTGCTTCGAGGAAGCCAAGCACACGGAAGTGTTCCGGCGCTGGATGGACGCCGTCGGGCTGACCCAGGACCTGCACCCGTACGTCGCGGAGAACCCGCACTACCGCAAGCTGTTCTACGAAGAACTACCGCAGTCGCTGCGCGCGCTGGAAGACGACCCGAGCCCGCTCAACCAGATCCGGGCGAGCGTGACGTACAACCACGTGATCGAGGGCAGCCTCGCGCTGACGGGCTACTACTCGTGGCAGCTGATCTGCACCCAGCACGACATCCTGCCGGGCATGCAGGAGCTGGTCCGCCGCATCGGCGACGACGAGCGCCGCCACATGGCGTGGGGCACGTTCACCTGCCGCCGGCACGTCGCCGCCGACGACTCCCTGTGGGACGCGGTCCAGCAGCGGATGGGCGAGCTGCTTCCCCACGCGCTCAACATGATCCAGTGGGTGCAGGACCAGTTCGAGGAACTGCCCTTCGACAACGACCCGCAGGAGATCGTCCAGTACGCGGCGGATCGTGCCCAGCGCCGGCTGGGTGCGATCGAGTCGGCCCGCGGGATGCCGGTGGAGCAGATCGACGTCGACTATTCGCCGGAGCAACTGGAGGAGACGTTCGGCGAAGAGGACGCGAAGGCGATCGCCGAGGCAGCCGCAGCGGTCGGCTGA
- a CDS encoding TetR/AcrR family transcriptional regulator, whose amino-acid sequence MTSFTDRTKASLREALLDAAADLLPEAGYAGLRMADVAARAGVSRQTVYNEFGNKAALTQAVALRTASEFLDGIRQRFETADGLLAGIHHAVVYTIEHARENRLVAAALGTEAGEDLLPLLTTRGEPILTAAADLAAEQYREFEPALSAEAAALLAETVVRLSLSHLVLPTHSATEAADAVTAVMAPAIRQFVHNGVTR is encoded by the coding sequence GTGACCAGCTTCACTGACCGGACGAAGGCGTCCCTGCGGGAAGCGCTGCTCGACGCCGCCGCCGACCTGCTGCCGGAGGCCGGTTACGCGGGCCTGCGGATGGCCGACGTCGCGGCGCGGGCCGGGGTGAGCAGGCAGACCGTCTACAACGAGTTCGGCAACAAGGCGGCGCTGACCCAGGCGGTGGCGCTGCGCACCGCGTCGGAGTTCCTCGACGGGATCCGGCAGCGGTTCGAGACGGCGGACGGGCTCCTCGCGGGCATCCACCACGCCGTCGTCTACACGATCGAGCACGCGCGGGAGAACCGCCTGGTCGCGGCGGCGCTCGGTACCGAAGCGGGCGAGGACCTGCTGCCGCTGCTCACGACCAGGGGCGAGCCGATCCTGACCGCGGCCGCCGATCTCGCCGCCGAGCAGTACCGCGAATTCGAACCGGCGCTGTCCGCCGAGGCCGCCGCGCTGCTCGCGGAGACCGTGGTGCGGCTTTCCCTGTCGCACCTGGTGCTTCCGACGCACTCGGCGACGGAGGCGGCCGACGCCGTCACCGCGGTCATGGCACCCGCCATCCGCCAATTCGTCCACAATGGAGTAACACGATGA
- a CDS encoding HAD family hydrolase, protein MGITVGFDLDMTLIDARPGMAAAMNALGVESGLPLDGDAFAANLGPPLDDILRGFEAPEERIPGLVDRFRALYPEMVVPSTVALPGAVESLRAVRKAGGRTLVVTGKYGPNAQLHVDALGLDVDEVVGELWSTRKAEALLAHDARVYVGDHAGDIRGALAANAIAVGVTTGPCDRTLLLSEGAEVVFESLTEFPDWFEKTFAAVS, encoded by the coding sequence GTGGGCATCACCGTGGGGTTCGACCTCGACATGACACTGATCGACGCGCGGCCGGGCATGGCCGCGGCGATGAACGCGCTCGGCGTCGAATCCGGCCTGCCGCTGGACGGCGACGCGTTCGCGGCCAACCTCGGCCCCCCGCTGGACGACATCCTGCGCGGCTTCGAGGCGCCCGAGGAACGCATCCCCGGCCTCGTCGACCGGTTCCGCGCGCTGTACCCCGAGATGGTCGTGCCGAGCACGGTCGCGCTGCCGGGCGCGGTCGAGTCGCTGCGCGCGGTCCGGAAAGCCGGCGGGCGCACGCTGGTCGTCACCGGCAAGTACGGGCCCAACGCGCAGCTGCACGTGGACGCGCTCGGCCTGGACGTCGACGAAGTCGTCGGCGAGCTGTGGTCGACGCGGAAGGCGGAGGCGCTCCTGGCGCACGACGCGCGCGTGTATGTCGGAGATCACGCCGGCGACATCCGGGGAGCGCTGGCCGCCAACGCGATCGCGGTCGGCGTCACGACGGGTCCGTGCGACCGCACGCTCCTGCTCAGCGAAGGAGCGGAGGTGGTGTTCGAGTCGCTGACGGAGTTCCCGGACTGGTTCGAGAAGACCTTCGCGGCCGTCTCTTAG